The Pseudarthrobacter sp. BIM B-2242 region CTTGACGGCGATTTCCGGGTCCAGTACGGACAGGTCCGCGTCCAGGCTGGCGGAGACTACCTGCTCGAAGACTGTGTCGGTGCCTGCGGCCGCGGCAGCCGCGATCACAGTTCGCCGCCGTTGGCCTCGGCGTATTCCTGCGCGGACAGCAGCGGGCCCTCTTCGGTCACGGTGACCTTGAACAGCCAGCCGGCACCGTACGGATCGGAGTTGATCAGGGCGGGATCGCTGACGGCTTCGTCGTTGATCTCGGTGACCTCGCCGGTGACCGGGGAGTACAGGTCAGAGACGGACTTGGTGGACTCGATCTCGCCACAGGTGTCCCCTGCGGTCACAGTGGAACCAACCTCGGGCAGGTCCACGTACACAATGTCGCCCAGTGCTTCGGCAGCAACGGCGGACACACCAATCACGGCAGGACCGTCTCCGTCAGCGGCGATCCACTCGTGCTCAGCGGAGTACTTCAGTTCAGCGGCAACCTTGGCCATGTCTTGTGTTCCTTAAGTTTGGAGGTATCGGAAAGTGAGAGAGCGTTCGCCCAAAACCCACATTAAGTGAGAGAGCGTTCGCCCAAAACCCACATTAAGTGAGAGAGCGTTCGGGGGTGCTGGGGCCGAGGGGCCGGCGGCCCGGGGTTTTCGAAAGCGTGCGTCAAAGCGACGAAGGAGCAGCACGCGTGAAAACTCCGGGTTGCCGGTTCCGGACCCACCCCCCGGAGGGACTACTTTTGGCGCTTGTAGAACGGCAGGGCGATGACCTCGAAAGGTTCTGCCTTGCCGCGCAGGTCGACGTCCAGTGCGGTGCCCAGTTCGGCGTGTTCGACGTCGACATAGGCCAGTGCAACAGGGTACCCGAGCGTGGGGCTGGGCTGGCCCGAGGTGACTTCGCCGACGACGTTGCCGTCCTTGAGGACCGGGTAGCCGCCACGGCCGGCGCGGCGGCCGAGGCCCTTCAGGCCCACAAGCTTCCGCTTGGAACCGGCTGCCTTGGAGGCTTCCAGTGCGGAGCGGCCCACGAAGTCGCCTTCCTTGGACTTGAGCGCCACAACGCCGCCGAGGCCGGCATCGAACGGTGAACGTTCCAGGGAGAGCTCGTTGCCGTACAGCGGCATGCCGGCTTCCA contains the following coding sequences:
- the gcvH gene encoding glycine cleavage system protein GcvH — its product is MAKVAAELKYSAEHEWIAADGDGPAVIGVSAVAAEALGDIVYVDLPEVGSTVTAGDTCGEIESTKSVSDLYSPVTGEVTEINDEAVSDPALINSDPYGAGWLFKVTVTEEGPLLSAQEYAEANGGEL